One genomic window of Aethina tumida isolate Nest 87 chromosome 3, icAetTumi1.1, whole genome shotgun sequence includes the following:
- the LOC109605257 gene encoding protein preli-like, whose product MPRFFEQTTIFNYSWEQVAQGFWKRYPNPNSKHVLTEDTVQREIRAGRLFSKRLLSKTNSIPKWAERFITAKHVNIVEESIVDPKNKVLITYTRNLGYAKVMSVTEKVVYKESEEHPGKTVALRTAWIDSQVRGFSRAICAFGYERFKKNCNKMAGGFNYVLSNLFPAQHTIPSTYATVTAATKLKDAAKNASELAKAKAAPIYASLNPNKS is encoded by the exons ATGCCGCGATTCTTCgaacaaacaacaattttcaattactcGTGGGAGCAGGTGGCTCAAGGATTCTGGAAACGCTATCCCAACCCCAACAG CAAACATGTGTTGACGGAAGACACCGTCCAAAGGGAAATCAGGGCAGGAAGGCTGTTTTCGAAGCGCCTGTTGAGCAAAACGAATTCGATTCCGAAATGGGCTGAGCGCTTTATCACTGCCAAACATGTCAATATCGTTGAGGAATCGATCGTCGATCCAAAGAACAAAGTGCTCATTACCTATACAAGAAACCTTGGATATGCTAAAGTGATG AGTGTCACTGAAAAGGTTGTGTATAAAGAGAGTGAAGAACATCCTGGCAAAACTGTAGCATTAAGGACTGCCTGGATTGATTCACAAGTTAGGGGATTCAGTAGAGCTATTTGTGCTTTTGGCTATGAGAGATTTAAGAAGAACTGCAATAAAATG gcGGGTGGTTTCAATTACGTCCTATCGAACTTGTTTCCTGCCCAACACACAATTCCATCGACTTACGCCACAGTTACGGCGGCTACCAAGTTGAAAGACGCCGCCAAGAATGCATCAGAATTGGCGAAGGCTAAGGCCGCACCTATCTACGCTTCCCTTAATCCAAACAAGTCCTAG
- the LOC109596495 gene encoding sulfite oxidase, mitochondrial isoform X1, with protein MIKSLRPTLFSIRNINNVARTLSSSHNNNYENKYKSYHKSPSHYVLVGTGLATFIGFHIYDINKNRVHAEANIEENDVGKWKENLPTYTAKEVSQHTDNKIGIWVTYKEGVYDVTNFVNEHPGGDQIMIAAGSSVEPFWLLYGIHKNPHVFKILESLRIGNLSKSDDVSLTQDMSDPYAKEPLRHTALNPASKKPFNAETSPALLVENFITPNELFYVRNHLPVPDINPDTYELEIEIEGKGSKIFTLDELKKLPSKTITSTIMCAGNRRSEMTQVKPVKGLNWGPAAIGNAKFTGVPLRDVLRLAGLTEKDEEKNNHVLFEGEDMDATGSTYGASIPIWKALDKRGDVLLAYEMNGVPIPRDHGFPVRVIVPGVVGARNVKWLTKVIVSEKESDSHWQQNDYKGFSPSTDWDTVDFTKSPAIQELPVISAICKPLDCEIVKAVDGYITVKGYAWSGGGQKIVRVDVTGDQGKTWHVANLLQDSAQPPQHWSWTLWTVKIPVDKNTKMVELWAKAVDSSYNTQPETFENIWNLRGVLSNAYHRIRVKVIH; from the exons ATGATTAAAAG CTTGCGACCtactttatttagtattagaaacattaataatgTTGCTCGAACACTTAGCAGCtcccataataataattatgaaaacaagTACAAATCTTATCATAAGTCTCCTAGCCATTATGTTTTAGTAGGAACAGGTTTGGCCACATTTATTGGATTCCatatttatg atataaataaaaacagagtTCATGCTGAGGctaatattgaagaaaatgaTGTTGGTAAGTGGAAGGAAAACTTGCCAACTTATACTGCCAAGGAAGTTTCACAACATACTGACAA taaaattggAATTTGGGTAACATACAAAGAAGGAGTTTATGATGTGAccaattttgtaaatgaacATCCTGGAGGTGACCAGATAATGATAGCAGCAGGCAGCTCAGTAGAACCTTTCTGGTTGTTGTATGGCATACATAAAAATCcgcatgtttttaaaatattagaatcaTTAAGAATAG GTAACTTATCAAAATCAGATGATGTTTCTCTCACACAAGACATGTCTGACCCTTATGCAAAGGAACCTTTAAGACATACTGCCTTAAATCCAGCCAGTAAAAAACCATTCAATGCAGAAACATCACCCGCCTTATTAGTTGAAAATTTCATAACACCAAA CGAATTGTTTTACGTCCGAAACCATTTACCTGTACCTGACATAAACCCAGATACATACGAACTAGAAATCGAAATCGAAGGAAAAGGATCGAAAATTTTCACACTGGACGAATTGAAAAAACTGCCTTCGAAAACGATCACTTCGACCATAATGTGTGCCGGTAACAGAAGAAGTGAAATGACTCAA GTAAAACCAGTTAAAGGCTTGAACTGGGGACCTGCAGCTATTGGAAACGCAAAGTTTACTGGCGTGCCTTTGCGAGACGTTTTAAGATTGGCCGGCTTGACCGAGAAAGACGAGGAGAAGAACAACCATGTTTTG TTTGAAGGTGAGGATATGGATGCGACGGGCAGCACTTATGGGGCGTCAATACCAATTTGGAAGGCGCTGGACAAACGTGGGGATGTACTCCTGGCATATGAAATGAATGGTGTCCCAATTCCTAGAGATCATGGCTTCCCTGTACGGGTTATTGTCCCCGGGGTTGTAGGAGCCAGAAATGTGAAGTGGTTAA CTAAGGTAATCGTCTCGGAGAAAGAAAGTGATTCCCACTGGCAGCAAAACGACTATAAGGGTTTCTCGCCGAGTACCGATTGGGACACTGTTGACTTCACAAAATCACCTGCCATTCAAGAGTTGCCAGTAATATCGGCTATTTGTAAACCCCTCGATTGCGAAATTGTTAAAGCGGTAGATGGCTACATCACAGTTAAAG GGTATGCATGGTCTGGTGGTGGACAAAAAATCGTGAGGGTAGACGTGACTGGTGATCAAGGCAAAACATGGCACGTAGCTAATTTACTGCAGGACTCTGCGCAACCTCCCCAACATTGGAGTTGGACGTTATGGACAGTGAAAATACCTGTGgataaaaataccaaaatg gTTGAATTGTGGGCCAAGGCGGTGGACTCCTCTTACAATACTCAACCTGAAACATTTGAGAACATTTGGAATCTTCGTGGTGTATTGAGCAACGCCTATCATAGGATTCGAGTTAAAGTGATACACTGA
- the LOC109605261 gene encoding probable histone-lysine N-methyltransferase set-23, producing MEFVDIYDHDLDELIYFPKSIPTDEIIQANEKDLDGCHCISECQYGSCACLDRSGFSYTYVDRSDLSTYSLNELNDLKPNYECSLNCKCTVTCGNRLVQYGPNPFLTVKKCNDSKGLGLFTNKYIKKGTFICEYAGELINEFEYKKRFNSYKTRLKMNYVFCLNEHFGDKTVKTFIDPTYYGNIGRYINHSCDPNCNLVIIRIDTTIPGLYVFANKDIPENCELTFNYGNVIPGNCSNQTKCLCNSPNCQQFLPFDDTVLTADL from the coding sequence ATGGAATTCGTCGATATTTACGACCATGATTtagatgaattaatttatttccctAAGAGCATCCCTACAGATGAAATAATACAAGCAAATGAAAAAGATTTGGATGGTTGCCATTGTATATCTGAATGTCAATACGGGTCATGTGCGTGTTTGGATCGAAGCGGATTCTCTTATACTTATGTGGACAGGAGCGATTTATcaacttattcattaaatgAACTTAATGACTTGAAACCAAACTATGAATGtagtttaaattgtaaatgcaCAGTAACTTGTGGAAATCGACTGGTTCAATATGGTCCAAATCCATTTCTGACTGTAAAGAAATGCAATGATTCCAAAGGATTGgggttatttacaaataaatatattaaaaaaggtaCATTTATCTGTGAATATGCTGGAGAATTAATCAATgagtttgaatataaaaaaaggttTAATTCATACAAGACAAGATTAAAAATGAACTAtgtgttttgtttaaatgaacattttggagacaaaactgttaaaacatttatagatCCCACATATTATGGGAACATTGGGCGCTACATTAACCACAGTTGTGATCcaaattgtaatttagttataattcgCATTGATACAACAATACCAGGTCTTTATGTATTTGCCAACAAAGATATCCCAGAAAACTGTGAACTAACATTCAATTATGGTAATGTAATCCCAGGAAACTGttcaaatcaaacaaaatGCTTATGCAATAGTCCAAATTGCCAACAATTTTTACCCTTTGATGACACAGTACTTACCGCAGACTTGTAG